The following are encoded in a window of Brevibacillus sp. DP1.3A genomic DNA:
- a CDS encoding cupin — protein sequence MKRFRFDQQVGKTIDRYNSVHATISRVMRTPDSVSIGCIHLEAGGIVGYHPAPCPQLFLVVSGEGWVRGEGTERISIQSGQAAFWITGEGHESGSETGMTAIVIEGDGLDPESFMSLLET from the coding sequence ATGAAACGATTCCGATTTGATCAGCAAGTAGGCAAAACGATTGATCGCTATAATTCCGTCCATGCGACGATTTCTCGTGTCATGCGCACACCTGATTCCGTTTCGATAGGATGTATCCATTTGGAGGCAGGCGGGATTGTCGGTTATCATCCGGCGCCTTGCCCTCAGCTTTTTCTTGTGGTGAGCGGTGAAGGCTGGGTACGTGGCGAAGGTACAGAGCGCATCTCGATCCAGAGTGGTCAGGCGGCATTCTGGATCACAGGAGAAGGGCACGAATCAGGCAGTGAAACCGGAATGACGGCAATCGTGATCGAAGGAGATGGACTCGATCCGGAGAGCTTTATGTCCTTGTTGGAGACGTAG
- a CDS encoding NAD-dependent epimerase/dehydratase family protein — MKILFLGGTRFIGPHAVKRLAEAGHEVAVFNRGLTLGAASLPQGVVSITGDRALLGEYRETFRSFAPDVVIDLFPYTEADARLLIETFQDIASRVVAISSCDVYQAFGRVNKIESGPITTEPLTEQSPLCEKRYPFRGARPDREYYDKVLVEGVVMGQQSLPGTILRLPMVYGPHDYQHRVYPYLQQMRDGRPFILLEEGFASWRWARGYVEDIAHAICLVATDDRAKNQIYHVAEEQCSSMREWIERIGSVYGWSGKVITAPSTELPNEWVPQIESKQHIQLDSAKIRRELGYTEQATAEESMRRTIAWELDHPPENMLQENNYITEDKLLAKLGV, encoded by the coding sequence GTGAAGATCCTATTTTTGGGGGGAACGCGTTTTATCGGTCCACATGCAGTGAAGCGCTTGGCAGAAGCAGGTCATGAAGTTGCTGTATTTAATAGGGGGCTTACCCTCGGCGCAGCCTCTCTTCCACAAGGTGTCGTCTCTATTACGGGAGATCGTGCCCTCCTGGGTGAATACCGGGAGACTTTTCGTTCCTTTGCACCTGATGTCGTTATTGATCTGTTTCCGTACACAGAAGCAGATGCCCGCCTGCTGATAGAAACGTTTCAGGATATAGCTAGTCGTGTCGTGGCGATCAGTAGCTGTGACGTGTATCAGGCGTTCGGACGGGTGAACAAGATCGAATCCGGTCCGATTACGACCGAGCCGCTTACGGAGCAGTCTCCGCTTTGCGAGAAGCGCTATCCGTTCCGCGGGGCCAGACCAGATCGCGAATATTATGACAAGGTACTCGTGGAGGGAGTCGTGATGGGTCAGCAGAGTCTGCCAGGCACGATTTTGCGCCTGCCGATGGTGTATGGCCCGCATGATTACCAGCATCGCGTCTATCCGTACCTTCAGCAGATGCGTGACGGGCGTCCGTTTATTTTGCTCGAAGAAGGCTTTGCTTCTTGGCGGTGGGCACGCGGCTACGTAGAAGACATCGCGCATGCCATTTGTCTGGTGGCTACCGACGATCGAGCAAAAAATCAGATTTACCACGTAGCAGAAGAGCAATGCTCGTCGATGCGAGAGTGGATTGAACGAATCGGCAGCGTTTACGGTTGGAGTGGCAAAGTGATTACAGCGCCTTCTACTGAGTTACCAAATGAGTGGGTCCCGCAGATCGAATCGAAGCAGCATATTCAGCTGGATTCAGCAAAAATCAGGCGAGAGCTGGGGTATACCGAACAAGCTACCGCAGAGGAGTCTATGCGACGTACGATTGCATGGGAGCTCGACCATCCCCCTGAAAACATGTTACAAGAAAACAACTATATAACAGAGGATAAACTGCTCGCGAAGCTCGGCGTTTAG
- a CDS encoding methyl-accepting chemotaxis protein produces the protein MKIRTKIILAFGVILAVMFGSGTYMYVQMLAMKASYTKIIEEEELLTDLREMQFIMTGRNNDERAYLLTGDEEFRMELKEKAAKVDSLFAKMNSSLESSHHLGEMEEAKRLYNSYLESSDKVVEALDKGLREEAISHHFGQERQSRKEMDSVVSGLVEEVRNEIKVDQQELAESEGISAMIQLFFNVVGILVAIVVGGLLIRSIVAPLHRVNKQLYDIADGKGDLTQELTVFSKDEIGQLAGSFNRMLANLRELISQVREHAQQVAAAAEQLTASSKQTSLATEQIAITVQEMTEGTDRQSQNVEESQQEVEEISAGIEKIAARAQNVSAAAASTSQLATEGDRTIQQSVSQMNGIGETMENLTALVGGLGKRSEQIGQIVEVITQISGQTNLLALNAAIEAARAGEHGRGFAVVADEVRKLAEQASASAQEISQLVASIQMETNEAVLTMEKGSQEVSDGMGGVARAGEAFSQIRDAVVGVTNEIQVVSTAAHTLTESTGKVGQSMQMIANVAQSAVSHSVGVSSATEEQLASMEEIYSSAASLASLADDLEKLIGHFKV, from the coding sequence GTGAAAATCAGAACGAAAATCATCCTGGCTTTTGGCGTCATATTGGCAGTTATGTTCGGTTCAGGTACGTATATGTACGTGCAAATGTTAGCAATGAAGGCATCTTACACAAAAATTATCGAAGAGGAAGAATTATTGACGGATCTGCGAGAAATGCAGTTTATCATGACGGGTCGAAATAATGACGAACGCGCCTACTTGTTAACGGGTGATGAAGAATTTCGGATGGAATTGAAGGAAAAGGCAGCAAAGGTGGACAGCCTGTTTGCCAAAATGAACAGTTCTCTTGAGTCTTCTCACCATCTTGGAGAAATGGAGGAGGCAAAGAGACTATATAATTCCTATCTGGAGTCAAGCGATAAAGTGGTAGAGGCACTGGATAAAGGTTTGCGTGAAGAAGCCATCTCTCATCATTTCGGTCAGGAACGGCAATCGAGAAAAGAAATGGATTCGGTTGTGAGTGGATTGGTTGAAGAGGTGCGTAATGAAATCAAAGTAGATCAACAGGAGCTGGCGGAGAGCGAAGGAATTTCAGCCATGATTCAGTTGTTTTTTAATGTAGTGGGAATTCTCGTTGCGATTGTGGTTGGGGGTCTTCTGATTCGCTCGATTGTAGCACCGCTGCATCGGGTGAACAAACAGCTCTATGATATCGCTGACGGAAAAGGAGATTTGACGCAAGAGTTGACCGTCTTTTCAAAAGACGAGATTGGACAGTTGGCAGGCTCATTCAACCGGATGCTAGCCAATTTACGAGAGTTGATTTCTCAGGTTCGCGAGCATGCCCAGCAGGTTGCAGCTGCGGCTGAACAGCTGACAGCGAGCTCCAAGCAAACGAGCCTAGCTACGGAACAGATCGCCATCACGGTCCAGGAAATGACGGAAGGAACGGACAGGCAATCCCAAAACGTAGAGGAGAGTCAGCAGGAAGTCGAAGAAATATCAGCAGGAATTGAAAAAATTGCAGCACGTGCGCAAAACGTGTCTGCTGCGGCTGCCAGTACCTCACAGCTGGCGACAGAGGGGGATCGAACCATCCAGCAGTCGGTTTCCCAGATGAACGGGATCGGAGAAACGATGGAGAATTTGACTGCACTGGTAGGTGGCTTGGGAAAACGCTCCGAGCAAATCGGTCAAATCGTCGAAGTCATTACGCAAATTTCAGGTCAGACAAATCTATTGGCATTGAATGCCGCCATCGAAGCGGCGAGGGCGGGCGAGCATGGCAGAGGCTTTGCTGTCGTGGCGGATGAAGTGCGAAAGCTGGCGGAGCAGGCATCTGCATCGGCACAAGAAATTTCCCAGCTGGTCGCGTCGATCCAGATGGAGACGAATGAAGCGGTCCTCACGATGGAAAAAGGCTCTCAAGAAGTATCAGATGGAATGGGAGGCGTCGCAAGAGCAGGAGAAGCGTTCTCTCAAATTCGCGATGCTGTTGTGGGCGTGACGAATGAAATTCAAGTAGTATCGACTGCTGCACATACCCTTACGGAAAGTACAGGCAAGGTCGGACAATCGATGCAGATGATTGCCAATGTAGCGCAATCGGCTGTCTCTCACTCGGTGGGAGTCTCTTCTGCTACAGAAGAACAGCTTGCTTCGATGGAGGAGATCTACTCCTCGGCTGCATCGCTGGCGAGTCTCGCGGATGATTTGGAAAAGCTGATAGGTCATTTCAAGGTATAA
- a CDS encoding MBL fold metallo-hydrolase, protein MQIQLVRHATLRVEYAGLTFLIDPMFSSKGEMPAVPNTPNQRPNPGVELPISVEEVLAGVDALLVTHTHFDHLDEAAIRLLPKHLPVFCQPPDLDKLMQHGFEQVIAIEEEYTWQGVHLHRTGGQHGTGEIGQQMGPVSGFVLKQAGELTLYVAGDTIWCEEMEQAVAAYCPDAIVVFAGAARFLTGDPITMTKEDIVHVANAAPNSHIFVAHMETWNHCLLSRQELNECLQEKQMSGRVHVPQDGEIISFP, encoded by the coding sequence ATGCAGATTCAGCTTGTACGACATGCTACCTTGCGTGTGGAATATGCAGGGCTTACATTTTTGATTGACCCGATGTTTAGCTCCAAAGGAGAAATGCCAGCAGTACCAAATACGCCGAATCAGCGCCCGAATCCAGGAGTAGAATTGCCCATATCCGTGGAGGAGGTACTCGCTGGCGTGGACGCCCTCTTGGTGACGCATACCCATTTCGATCATCTCGATGAAGCGGCCATACGCCTTCTCCCGAAGCATTTGCCTGTATTTTGCCAGCCACCGGATCTGGATAAGCTGATGCAGCATGGCTTCGAACAAGTCATTGCCATCGAAGAGGAGTATACATGGCAAGGGGTTCACTTGCATCGGACAGGTGGTCAACACGGAACAGGGGAAATCGGACAGCAGATGGGGCCAGTATCTGGCTTTGTCTTGAAGCAAGCTGGCGAGCTGACGCTGTATGTGGCGGGGGATACGATCTGGTGTGAGGAAATGGAGCAGGCTGTTGCAGCATATTGTCCAGATGCGATCGTCGTTTTCGCAGGTGCGGCCCGGTTCTTGACGGGAGACCCGATTACGATGACGAAGGAGGATATCGTCCATGTCGCAAATGCCGCGCCCAACAGCCATATCTTCGTTGCCCACATGGAGACGTGGAACCATTGCTTGCTCAGTCGCCAGGAATTGAATGAATGCTTGCAGGAAAAACAGATGTCCGGTCGCGTACATGTTCCGCAGGATGGTGAAATCATCTCTTTTCCATGA
- a CDS encoding DUF418 domain-containing protein has protein sequence MTNMQAEPIAQKDRIYSIDIVRGLALFGILLVNLPGFIMYSEDVRMPIEAGIDAWIRLSYDLFIQTKFFGIFSFLFGLGFYIFMSRAEQRGQKVFRLFSRRLFAMFFIGVIHVILWFGDILTVYALLGFLLMPFYRRKSSTILAWAASLGGVYMLTQGAALVQKLNGQEVYSFVASLQTTLIPIFVMFLFGLYAGKRGLIAQIREHKPLLKRIAATTLAISLPIAAGIVWASGVVFGPKLEQVNKILVDLSTLPMALCFIASLFLLLDREPARKILQPFAYTGQMGLTTYLGQTVIMTILIPLFGITAMPLSSWFLLALPIYAFQLLVSWLWLKRFNRGPMEKLWRFLTYGRKKKTVPAPVN, from the coding sequence ATGACGAATATGCAGGCTGAACCAATCGCACAGAAGGATCGGATTTATTCTATTGATATTGTAAGGGGATTGGCATTGTTCGGTATTTTGCTGGTGAACTTGCCGGGCTTCATCATGTATTCGGAAGACGTTCGTATGCCAATAGAAGCAGGGATCGATGCATGGATTCGCTTAAGCTATGATTTATTCATTCAAACGAAATTTTTCGGGATCTTTTCGTTTCTGTTTGGCTTAGGTTTTTACATTTTTATGTCACGGGCTGAACAGCGTGGACAAAAAGTATTTCGTCTCTTCAGCAGACGGTTGTTCGCGATGTTTTTCATTGGTGTGATTCACGTCATTTTGTGGTTTGGAGATATTTTGACGGTGTACGCACTCCTCGGCTTTTTACTGATGCCATTTTATCGAAGAAAGTCTTCTACGATTCTAGCATGGGCAGCCAGTCTGGGAGGCGTGTACATGCTCACTCAAGGCGCGGCACTCGTACAGAAGCTCAATGGTCAAGAGGTCTATTCGTTTGTAGCATCACTTCAGACGACACTGATACCGATCTTCGTGATGTTCCTGTTTGGTTTGTATGCGGGAAAACGTGGTTTGATTGCTCAAATTCGCGAGCATAAGCCGTTGTTGAAACGAATCGCTGCGACTACTCTCGCAATCAGTCTTCCGATCGCAGCAGGGATTGTGTGGGCGAGCGGCGTTGTCTTTGGTCCAAAACTTGAACAGGTGAATAAAATATTGGTTGATCTGAGTACGCTGCCTATGGCGCTGTGCTTTATCGCCAGCTTGTTTCTGTTACTTGATCGTGAGCCGGCAAGGAAAATTCTCCAGCCGTTTGCTTACACGGGTCAAATGGGGTTAACGACTTATTTGGGTCAGACAGTCATCATGACCATTCTGATTCCTTTGTTCGGTATTACAGCAATGCCGCTCTCTTCTTGGTTTTTGCTCGCGTTGCCGATCTATGCGTTTCAATTACTCGTAAGCTGGCTGTGGCTGAAGCGTTTTAATCGAGGGCCGAT
- the clpP gene encoding ATP-dependent Clp endopeptidase proteolytic subunit ClpP, with product MNLIPVVVEQTSYGERSYDIYSRLLKDRIIFLGSAIDDQVANAVVAQLLFLAAEDPKKDIHLYINSPGGSVTAGMAIIDTMSFIAPDVSTICTGMAASMGAMLLVAGAPGKRYALPNAEVMLHQPWGGSQGQASDIKIAADRIMRHRNMLYTIIAERTGKTVEQIEKDADRDYFLTAAEALEYGLIDKVIEKL from the coding sequence ATGAATCTCATCCCGGTAGTAGTCGAGCAAACGAGTTATGGAGAGAGGTCCTATGACATTTACTCCCGGTTGTTGAAGGATCGCATCATTTTTCTCGGCAGTGCCATTGATGATCAGGTAGCCAATGCAGTCGTAGCTCAGTTGCTGTTCCTGGCAGCAGAGGACCCGAAAAAAGATATTCACCTTTATATCAATTCGCCCGGAGGCTCTGTCACCGCAGGGATGGCGATTATTGATACGATGAGTTTCATTGCGCCTGATGTGTCCACGATCTGCACGGGGATGGCAGCGTCCATGGGAGCGATGCTTCTTGTAGCAGGAGCGCCGGGCAAACGGTACGCGCTGCCCAATGCAGAAGTCATGCTCCACCAGCCATGGGGAGGCAGTCAAGGACAGGCGAGCGATATCAAGATCGCAGCAGACCGTATTATGCGACATCGCAACATGCTGTATACGATCATCGCGGAGCGTACGGGAAAGACAGTCGAGCAAATCGAAAAAGATGCAGACCGTGACTATTTCCTTACCGCCGCAGAGGCGCTCGAATACGGTTTGATTGATAAAGTGATCGAAAAATTGTAG
- a CDS encoding helix-turn-helix domain-containing protein, whose product MAHEQLETYVVEKPEQAMALLNPLRAEILSRLAEPASAAEVARGINEIPQRVNYHLKALEKVGLVRRVGSRQVRNLVEVLYLAIARTYVLSEGLNWGNDTVQQMKDQGSLSHLVQTAERIKRDAMLLLERSDQEVEVPSASLNASIQLASAEQRSAFVEEYVQLVNQLVAKYQPKEKGQETYQVVLAVYPKQGGDEA is encoded by the coding sequence GTGGCGCACGAACAACTGGAAACATATGTAGTCGAGAAGCCGGAACAGGCGATGGCGCTATTGAACCCGCTCCGTGCCGAGATATTAAGCCGTTTGGCAGAGCCTGCTTCAGCAGCAGAAGTCGCACGTGGTATCAATGAAATCCCGCAGCGTGTCAATTATCACTTGAAGGCCTTGGAAAAGGTCGGATTGGTCAGGCGGGTAGGGAGTCGACAGGTGCGCAATCTCGTCGAGGTGCTTTATTTGGCGATTGCACGGACGTATGTGCTCTCGGAAGGACTGAACTGGGGCAACGATACCGTTCAGCAAATGAAGGATCAAGGATCGTTGTCTCATCTGGTCCAGACAGCAGAACGAATCAAGCGGGATGCCATGCTCTTGCTGGAGCGTTCCGATCAGGAGGTGGAGGTTCCGAGCGCCTCACTGAATGCGAGTATTCAGCTTGCCAGTGCGGAACAGCGTAGTGCTTTTGTAGAGGAATACGTCCAACTGGTGAATCAGCTTGTGGCGAAGTATCAGCCAAAAGAAAAGGGACAAGAAACGTATCAGGTGGTTCTCGCGGTTTATCCAAAACAAGGAGGAGACGAGGCATGA
- a CDS encoding cupin domain-containing protein, which yields MAKISKENAEHYHWGDQCDGWHLVKGQELSVIHERMPGNTAEVRHYHERSRQFFFVLSGQAMLEVDGVRHVLGRQEGVEVPPGVKHQMKNEGAEDVEFLVISQPTTRGDRIQAE from the coding sequence ATGGCGAAAATCAGCAAAGAGAATGCAGAGCATTATCATTGGGGCGATCAATGCGATGGCTGGCATCTGGTCAAAGGCCAAGAGCTCAGCGTCATTCATGAGCGGATGCCCGGAAATACCGCAGAAGTGCGCCATTATCACGAGCGGTCGCGTCAGTTTTTCTTCGTGCTATCAGGACAGGCTATGCTGGAAGTGGATGGCGTTCGTCATGTGTTGGGCAGGCAGGAAGGGGTAGAAGTGCCTCCAGGAGTCAAACACCAGATGAAAAACGAGGGAGCAGAGGATGTGGAGTTTCTTGTGATCTCACAGCCGACAACAAGAGGAGACCGCATCCAAGCAGAGTAA
- a CDS encoding LysR family transcriptional regulator: MDFRVLQTFMVAATTENFHQTAEALFIAQPTVSQHIRQLEKELGIKLFERVGKRVRLTAAGKRYLPHAKGLLQQWHNSMEDLQAWRQGYREKLQLAVSPIIARARFSHLLHRYTKLYPDVDISIKIVDSVEIGPLVQNGQADLGLTRMVPGEFQLSTYLLYEDPVVFAVPHSGGDMEAPLPDWEQEVQANRLLTHNHPGYWDEVLLLLRQRGLSLRTMAVSQVDITKRFIEDGLGVSFLPRTAVDRDLFENRFIELPTPGLVLPKVASYLLVPKAGISEPAQHFMEILHSLYPPMPLVLSGGRT; the protein is encoded by the coding sequence GTGGATTTTCGCGTGCTGCAAACGTTTATGGTGGCGGCTACGACAGAAAATTTTCACCAGACAGCAGAAGCATTGTTCATTGCGCAGCCTACTGTCAGCCAACATATACGACAATTGGAAAAGGAATTGGGGATCAAGCTGTTTGAACGGGTTGGCAAACGCGTTCGGTTAACGGCTGCGGGCAAACGCTACTTGCCACATGCAAAAGGACTCCTCCAACAATGGCATAACAGTATGGAGGATTTGCAGGCTTGGAGACAGGGCTATCGTGAAAAGCTGCAACTGGCTGTTTCACCGATTATTGCCCGTGCTCGTTTTTCCCATTTGCTGCACCGTTACACCAAGCTCTATCCCGATGTAGATATCTCGATTAAAATTGTCGACTCCGTGGAAATTGGCCCGCTGGTTCAAAATGGACAAGCTGATCTGGGCTTAACCCGGATGGTGCCGGGAGAATTCCAGTTGTCTACTTATCTTTTGTACGAAGATCCTGTCGTTTTTGCAGTCCCTCACAGTGGCGGAGATATGGAGGCGCCCTTGCCTGATTGGGAGCAAGAGGTGCAAGCGAACCGTTTGTTGACCCACAATCACCCGGGTTACTGGGATGAGGTGCTGTTGCTTTTGCGTCAGAGGGGGCTTTCCTTGCGTACGATGGCTGTTTCGCAGGTAGACATTACAAAGCGATTCATCGAGGATGGATTAGGCGTTTCCTTTTTGCCTCGGACGGCTGTCGATCGGGATTTGTTTGAAAACCGCTTTATTGAACTGCCCACACCTGGACTTGTTTTGCCGAAGGTCGCTTCTTATTTGCTGGTACCCAAAGCAGGGATTAGCGAGCCAGCGCAGCATTTTATGGAAATCTTACATTCCTTGTATCCACCGATGCCGCTTGTTCTGTCAGGGGGACGGACATAG
- a CDS encoding metal-dependent hydrolase, which produces MNWKTHMALGAIAGYCSYPSWKGSVIGATMALVPDIDQANSKLGNLMGPVSKMLQKGFGHRTVTHSWVILFLPFLLFGDSPAAMAALWGILSHLISDMLVGRIQLLWPLRMGWLGIRVSKSMYRTVDRIVFYVAIVYIVIKGYQ; this is translated from the coding sequence ATGAATTGGAAAACACATATGGCACTTGGTGCCATCGCAGGCTACTGCTCCTATCCTTCATGGAAGGGCAGCGTCATTGGCGCGACAATGGCACTTGTACCTGATATCGATCAAGCAAATAGCAAGCTCGGAAACTTGATGGGACCTGTATCCAAAATGCTGCAAAAAGGATTCGGTCATCGTACAGTGACACACTCATGGGTAATATTGTTCCTTCCATTTCTGCTATTCGGTGATTCTCCGGCTGCAATGGCAGCGCTTTGGGGGATATTGTCCCATCTAATCAGCGATATGCTGGTGGGACGCATTCAGTTATTGTGGCCGTTGCGAATGGGATGGCTCGGCATTCGGGTGTCCAAGTCGATGTATCGGACTGTGGATCGAATCGTGTTTTATGTAGCGATTGTGTATATCGTGATCAAAGGTTATCAGTAA
- a CDS encoding Lrp/AsnC family transcriptional regulator, translating into MLDPIDLSILALLRKNSRLQWKDIGEQVHLSGQAVGNRIRRMEEQGIIQGYTTLIDEAKIAPVLTALVTMFMTTTDHSLFTGFIKSRSEIVEAHRISGEGCYTMVVHVPDQEALNHFLDALLPFGNYRVNLSINKLK; encoded by the coding sequence ATGCTAGACCCAATCGATCTCTCCATCCTTGCCTTGCTACGCAAAAACAGCCGATTGCAGTGGAAGGACATTGGCGAACAGGTCCATCTAAGCGGTCAAGCCGTCGGCAACCGCATTAGACGAATGGAGGAGCAAGGCATTATTCAAGGCTATACAACGCTCATTGATGAAGCCAAAATCGCCCCAGTCCTCACTGCTCTGGTTACCATGTTCATGACCACTACTGATCATTCTCTCTTCACTGGTTTTATCAAAAGTCGCAGCGAGATCGTCGAGGCGCACCGCATCAGCGGAGAAGGCTGCTATACCATGGTCGTACATGTCCCAGATCAAGAGGCTCTCAATCATTTTTTAGATGCCCTGCTTCCTTTTGGGAACTACCGTGTCAACCTATCGATTAACAAATTGAAATAA
- a CDS encoding DUF6583 family protein translates to METATNVNPPRKSSKKVWLIAGAAAVVVLGGLGTAYAKFDLFKSAKTIYLQAEAESMMKFSSDASKAYGEYQDYMKPYLEKPVHSTTELSEIALDATIPDPQAQKILDMLGKAKLVMQSNIDEQKNQQSGNLEVHLQDKKLATLEYFMNDSVMGFKLPEFYSKYAYMDLKDRDALKEKLGGEELPKRFVSYSDLHEAINFNQDELKTVMTPYALLYADSIKDSQVSIKKDVSFSEEGLKADAREITITFNDAEGAALTKQIAEKAKADQKLFDLIYSRYHNVATLMLDSGYKVEEISKEEFKKNYEQAFDDIIKDTEDTDAKSTDQLRMVVLVDSDHQILSRKLLFDEKEQKDQLVYSSVSYDKGAESYYRYSLHNLSDQKNGEMSFTYRATEEKDKTKGKFSILAKETDQPVLDLATTFETTKQDKTKTGKYDFALVVADEYSSNPVALTGNVTVNETKTDNGVDSDGTVKVNFSNPTPDMPKGFSFKLKSKAEFGKALEIPAMTADNSINFATVTDQQMMEAQQEVMQNADKFMTENAELVQQFMMP, encoded by the coding sequence ATGGAAACCGCAACAAACGTGAACCCACCGCGCAAAAGCAGTAAAAAAGTATGGCTGATCGCAGGGGCAGCGGCTGTCGTTGTGCTGGGTGGATTAGGAACCGCCTATGCCAAGTTCGATTTGTTTAAGAGCGCAAAAACGATTTACCTGCAAGCGGAAGCGGAGAGCATGATGAAGTTTTCAAGCGACGCATCCAAAGCTTACGGGGAATACCAAGACTACATGAAGCCATACCTGGAAAAACCAGTTCACTCCACCACTGAGTTGAGTGAAATTGCCCTAGATGCAACGATCCCAGACCCGCAAGCACAAAAAATTCTCGACATGCTGGGCAAAGCGAAGCTCGTAATGCAAAGCAACATCGATGAACAGAAAAATCAGCAATCCGGGAACCTGGAAGTTCACCTACAAGATAAAAAGCTGGCTACTCTTGAATACTTCATGAATGATTCCGTGATGGGCTTCAAACTGCCAGAGTTTTACTCTAAATACGCTTATATGGACCTAAAAGATCGCGATGCACTTAAGGAAAAGCTGGGCGGCGAGGAACTGCCGAAGCGCTTCGTAAGCTATAGCGATTTACATGAAGCGATCAATTTTAACCAAGATGAACTCAAAACGGTCATGACTCCATATGCCTTGCTGTATGCTGACAGCATCAAAGATAGCCAGGTAAGCATCAAGAAAGACGTATCCTTCTCCGAAGAAGGACTCAAGGCAGATGCACGTGAGATCACGATTACTTTTAACGACGCTGAAGGCGCGGCTCTGACGAAGCAAATTGCAGAGAAGGCAAAAGCAGACCAAAAGCTGTTTGACCTGATCTACAGCCGCTACCACAATGTGGCTACACTGATGCTCGATAGCGGCTACAAAGTAGAAGAAATCAGCAAAGAAGAATTCAAGAAAAACTACGAGCAAGCCTTCGATGACATCATCAAGGATACAGAAGATACAGACGCCAAATCAACTGATCAATTGAGAATGGTCGTGCTCGTGGATAGCGATCATCAAATCTTGTCCCGCAAGCTCTTGTTCGATGAGAAAGAGCAAAAAGATCAGCTGGTCTACAGCAGTGTTTCCTACGATAAAGGTGCAGAATCGTACTACCGTTACTCCCTGCACAACCTGTCTGATCAGAAAAATGGCGAAATGTCCTTCACGTACAGAGCGACAGAAGAAAAAGACAAGACAAAGGGCAAGTTCAGCATCCTGGCGAAAGAGACTGACCAGCCAGTTCTGGACCTCGCGACTACTTTTGAGACAACCAAGCAAGACAAGACAAAAACCGGAAAGTATGACTTTGCACTCGTAGTGGCAGACGAATATTCCTCCAACCCTGTTGCTCTGACCGGTAATGTTACCGTGAATGAGACGAAGACGGACAATGGTGTAGATTCTGACGGCACCGTAAAAGTGAACTTCTCGAACCCTACTCCAGATATGCCAAAAGGCTTTAGCTTCAAGCTGAAGTCCAAAGCAGAATTCGGCAAAGCACTGGAAATTCCAGCTATGACTGCTGACAACTCCATCAATTTCGCTACTGTGACTGACCAACAAATGATGGAAGCGCAACAAGAAGTCATGCAAAACGCAGATAAGTTCATGACTGAAAACGCTGAGCTCGTGCAACAGTTCATGATGCCTTAA